The genomic region GGTACCGGCGTAGCCGCGCAATACAAACGCCTTGCGGCCCGGCAGCTCGTCCTTCAGAAACACATCCAGCTTCTGAAACAGCTTGGCCTGGTCCTGCGTGGGTTCGTAGGGGAAATAGTCGCGGACGGAAGGGGTTCTTACGGAGAGCATGAGGGGTCAGAATGGAAAATCTTCAGGTAACTTGATAAACATGGTGGCAAAAGATATTCATCCCTTGCGTCAGCACTTTAGCTATAAATTTTCGCTCGTCTTTATTCCAAGTCGGATGGTAAGCTGACGTGCCGGGCGGGGCCAACAGCATCCCCGTGCTAGTACCGAAAAAGAGCTTGTCGTATATTCTTCCTCGCCAAGCTTTTCTTTTACTGCCGCGCTGTCCGGCAAACCGCCGGCCAGTGCCTTCTGCGGCATCTACAAAAAAATTCCACGCCACTAGACACGCCTCACAATCGATAGGTTTTCGGGTGTCCTTCAACCACCGTTTAGTCACATCAAGATTTTGAGGTGCTGGGCCCTCCTCTTCCAATGAAATTTCTTGCTGCTGAGCAAATATCCTAGCGTTACTTTCAGTTTCAAATACCGGTATCCGCCCATCATTAGCCGTCCAGGCAGCGTCAGTCACGTCGCTGGTCCACCATAGAAAATAGCGGTCCTGCCCGTCGAGCCGGTACCAAGCAACGTAAAACTTCTTTTTTTCCTGCTCAGCCATATTGTAATGTGGCTCAGTCGCGGCCATTGTTGCCGAGACTTAAGACACCAATTTTTCTCTCTGTTGCTTAGCGCGATATTTAGTACCCTGATAACACTACCCGCAGCGTTGCCAATCGGTAATGTGTGGGTTCGTAGGGAAAATAGTCGCGGACGGAAGGGGTTCTTACGGAGGGCATGGGCAGGGTGTATTCGGGCAACAAAGCTACACCCGTTTCAGGTCCCTGCCGCACCGGTTTCGGCATTGGAAAACCCCGCCCAACCGGCAGCTCAGCCCACGGGTAGCGTCACGATAAACTCGGTGCCCTGCCCGGCCGCCGGCCCCACCCGCAGCGTACCGCCGTGGCTCTGCACGATGTCGTAGGACAGGGAAAGGCCCAGGCCGGTGCCTTCACCCAAGGGCTTGGTAGTGAAGAAGGGCTTGAACACCTCGCCGCGAATTTCCTCCGGGATGCCAGGGCCGTTGTCGCGCACGCGCACCTGCACGGAGCCGTTGTGCTGCATGCTGCTGATGTGCACACGCGGGCTGTAGCCGGTTTCGCCGGCTTGCTGGCGCTGCAGCACCGCGTAAAAGGCATTGGTGAACAGGTTTAGCAGCACGCGGCCCAGATCAGGAGGCATGGCGGAGACAAGAGGCAGATTGGGGGCCAGCGCGGTTTCGACCTGTATGTTCGAGGTCTGGCCCCCGGGCGCCTGGCTTTGGCGGGCCAGTTCCAGATACTCCAGCACCAGGGCGTTGAGGTCGGTGGGCAGGCGCTGGCCGTTGCCGCTGCGGGCGTGCTCCAGCATGTCACGGATAATGCCCGAAGCCCGCAGCCCGTGCTGGCTGATTTCCTGCAGATTCTGCCGGAGCCCACTCCGGATTTCCTGCTCCAGGCCCGGCGCATCGGCCTGCTGGCCCATGTTGTCGACCAAGGAGGTGCTCACCTCCGCAAACCGCTTCATAAAGCTGAGTGGGTTCTGCAGCTCGTGGGCAATCCCCGCCGACAGCTCCCCCACAAACGCCCACTTCTCGGCGGCTACCAGCTGGCTTTGGGTTTGGCGCAACTGAGCCAGAGTGCGCCGGTTGAGGCGCAGCTGCCGATACAGCCCCACCCCCAGAACCGAAATCAGCACGAGGGCGGCCACGGCCACGGCCAGCAGCTGGCTGCGCTGGTGCAGCCGCAGCGCCTGCACCTCTTTCTCGTGGCGCAGGTTGGTGATTTCCTCGTTCTGGGCCTGCTCCACCCGTTCGGCCTCGTACTGGGCCAGCAAGTCAACGCCCTGGGCAGTGTTGAGGGTATCCTGCAGGGCCAGGTAGGCCAGGCTGTAGTGCCGCGCGGCGGCGGGCGTGCCGTGCGCGGCCTCAAAGCGGATCAGCTCCCGCAGGTACTGGGGGCGCAGCATCTGCAGGTTGGAGGCCGTAGCCCGCGCGTAGGCCTGCCGCCAACGAGCCGCCGCCGCCGGGTAGTGTTGGCGGGCAGTGTGGTAGCGGGCCCAGGTGGCATCCAGAGAAAACTCACCGGGCCGGCCGGTAATCTGCATCTGGAGCGAATCGGCAAGCTGCTGGGCCCGCGTGAGCAGCGGCCCTGCCGCCGCCGCCTGCTGCCGGGCCAGCAGCAGCTCACTTTGCAGCAGCAGTGCATAGGCCGTATACTGGGCGGCGTTCAGCTGGGCGTGGCGGGCGGTGTGGGTGGCTTTGGCCACGTAGCGGGCCGCCGCCGCGGTATTGCCCTGCTGCAAATACAGCTTGGCAATGGCGCGCTCTGAGTAAAACTGCTGCAGGCCGCCAATGCGGGCCTGGTCGTTGCGGCGCGACGCCAGCTGCAGATACTGCAGGGCTTTGCGCGGGTTGCCCCACTCGGCGTAGGTGTTGCCGGCCACCATCAGCTCGTTGCTGTAGAGGCGGCGGTGGAAGTGCCGGAACAGGTCGGCCGCACGCAGGTAATGGCTAATGGCTTGGTTGAAGTTGCCGCGATGCCGGTAAGAGCCGCCCAGCACCAGATGGCACGCGGCCTCATTTTCCGGGGAGCCGCCGGCCACCTTATACTGCCGCAGCTTGCGCTGAAAGTAACTCATGCGGCCCTCCGACTCGTGCAGCTCGTTGTAGACGGGCGCCAAATCAATCAGCAGCAGCGGCACGGGCTGCCCGCTTTGGTCGAACAGCTCGATGGCCTGCTGCAAAGCGACCAGCGCGGGGCCGGGCCGCTGCTGCAGCCAGTGCTGCAGGCCGGCCTGCAGCTGCCGGTACGGCGCCTCCTGGGGCAGCTGATGGGTGCGGGCATTCAGGCGCAGCAGCTCCGCCACCAGGCCGGCGGCCTGCTGGCGGTGGCTGGGCTCGGTCAGTTCCGTCACGTGCAGTATGTGCGCCAGCGTCCGGACGCGGGCCGTGTCGGCGCGCTTCCCGGCCAGCACCTGCTGCAGCGAGTCAGCATCAGCATTCCAGTACCCCGGCTGCGCCCGCAACGGAAACCCGAGCAGCAACAGCCCTATGGCAATAATCCATTTCATACAGTAGCCCGCAACCAGGGCAATATATGTTGTCTGGCGGCAAATAATGTGGGGAGAATTCGGCGGATTCCGGCACCGGCACGGCAGTTTCTACCCCTGCGGCTCCACCACGGCCATCGTGGCCGTGGCCTTGGCAATCAGCTTGTCGTCGCACCATACCTCCGACTCGCAGAAGTGCAGGCGGCGGCCGGCCTTCAGCACCCAGCCCACGGCGCGCAGCTTCTGCCCGATGCCGGGGTGCAGGTAGCTGGTTTTCAGCTCCACCGTCACCACGCCGGTGCCGTCGGGCACGAGCGTAACGGCCGCAAAACCGGCCACCAGGTCGGCCATGGTGGCCACGAGGCCACCGTGCGCGAAGCCAGTGTGCTGCTGGTGCTGCTGCTGCAGCGTCACTTCGGCTTCGATGCGGCCCGGCTCGATGCGGGTGAGGTCGGCGCCGATAAGGTGCATGAAGTGCTGGCGCGTGAGCTTGCGGCGGATCCGGATTTCGAGCGAGTCGTCGGCGGCGGGGGTGGTTGGCGTGGTCGGGTTCATTGCTACAAAGGTCGGTAGTTGGCGGGCGTTGTTGGTGGTTTGATTTTCGTTTTTCGGCGTTTGTTTTTCGATATTGATTGCGGACTTCCGCCGACCATCGAAAACCAAACCACGCCAAACGACTATGCAACCACAGGAGTATTTATTGAGCGGGGCCCTGGGGCTGGCCCTGGCGGCGTGCAGCGGCTTTCGGGTGTTTGTGCCACTGCTGGCCGCCAGCCTGGCTTACCGGACCGGTGTGCTGGCGCCGTCGGCGGGGTTTGCGTGGCTGGGCTCGTGGGCCGCGCTGGGCGTGCTAGGCACAGCCACGGTGGCCGAAATCCTGGGTTACTATTTTCCGGTGGTCGATAACGTGCTGGATACTATCACCACGCCCGCCTCGTTTATTGCCGGCACCGTGCTCATGACGGCCGCCCTGCCCGACCTCGACCCGGTACTGCGCTGGGGCCTGGGTGTGCTGGTGGGCGGCGGCACGGCCAGCATGGTCCAGACGGGCACGGCGCTGCTGCGGGCCGGCTCCACGGCGGCCACGGCCGGCCTCGGCAACCCCGTGCTGG from Hymenobacter canadensis harbors:
- a CDS encoding PaaI family thioesterase, producing the protein MNPTTPTTPAADDSLEIRIRRKLTRQHFMHLIGADLTRIEPGRIEAEVTLQQQHQQHTGFAHGGLVATMADLVAGFAAVTLVPDGTGVVTVELKTSYLHPGIGQKLRAVGWVLKAGRRLHFCESEVWCDDKLIAKATATMAVVEPQG
- a CDS encoding DUF4126 domain-containing protein, coding for MQPQEYLLSGALGLALAACSGFRVFVPLLAASLAYRTGVLAPSAGFAWLGSWAALGVLGTATVAEILGYYFPVVDNVLDTITTPASFIAGTVLMTAALPDLDPVLRWGLGVLVGGGTASMVQTGTALLRAGSTAATAGLGNPVLATAENTLAILGSALALLLPVVAAALMLGVVLYIATRLRRWRQRRAARRPAANGLS
- a CDS encoding ATP-binding protein; translated protein: MKWIIAIGLLLLGFPLRAQPGYWNADADSLQQVLAGKRADTARVRTLAHILHVTELTEPSHRQQAAGLVAELLRLNARTHQLPQEAPYRQLQAGLQHWLQQRPGPALVALQQAIELFDQSGQPVPLLLIDLAPVYNELHESEGRMSYFQRKLRQYKVAGGSPENEAACHLVLGGSYRHRGNFNQAISHYLRAADLFRHFHRRLYSNELMVAGNTYAEWGNPRKALQYLQLASRRNDQARIGGLQQFYSERAIAKLYLQQGNTAAAARYVAKATHTARHAQLNAAQYTAYALLLQSELLLARQQAAAAGPLLTRAQQLADSLQMQITGRPGEFSLDATWARYHTARQHYPAAAARWRQAYARATASNLQMLRPQYLRELIRFEAAHGTPAAARHYSLAYLALQDTLNTAQGVDLLAQYEAERVEQAQNEEITNLRHEKEVQALRLHQRSQLLAVAVAALVLISVLGVGLYRQLRLNRRTLAQLRQTQSQLVAAEKWAFVGELSAGIAHELQNPLSFMKRFAEVSTSLVDNMGQQADAPGLEQEIRSGLRQNLQEISQHGLRASGIIRDMLEHARSGNGQRLPTDLNALVLEYLELARQSQAPGGQTSNIQVETALAPNLPLVSAMPPDLGRVLLNLFTNAFYAVLQRQQAGETGYSPRVHISSMQHNGSVQVRVRDNGPGIPEEIRGEVFKPFFTTKPLGEGTGLGLSLSYDIVQSHGGTLRVGPAAGQGTEFIVTLPVG